In Flavobacterium sp. CS20, a single window of DNA contains:
- a CDS encoding pseudouridine synthase, which translates to MKSDKSKGKGKKFAQKPKKATKVDQQIKDPKAGMRLNKYIANAGICSRREADIFIEAGSVSVNGKPVTEMGYKVKLDDEVKFDGRTINPHPKEYYLLNKPQGFYTSGKIEHQNKTALNLLHKVTNAKLEPIGRLENSACGLILYTNDGTLAKKLGNAKKGIPQVYELQLNKVFTAEDMDALKAGVLIEGFKVYVDEVSYVNNKSHHHIGLELKSMRSKVVQKLMTKLGYEIIKMDRTVFGNLTKLNLPRGHFRALTKEEVIHLGMI; encoded by the coding sequence ATGAAATCGGATAAATCGAAAGGAAAAGGAAAGAAGTTTGCTCAGAAACCAAAAAAAGCGACTAAAGTCGATCAACAAATTAAAGACCCCAAAGCAGGCATGCGACTTAATAAATACATTGCTAATGCTGGGATTTGTTCGCGTCGTGAGGCTGATATTTTTATTGAAGCAGGAAGCGTGAGTGTGAATGGCAAGCCAGTAACTGAAATGGGTTATAAGGTTAAACTTGATGATGAAGTAAAATTTGACGGTAGAACGATAAATCCTCATCCTAAAGAATATTATTTGCTCAATAAACCGCAGGGTTTTTATACCTCGGGAAAAATTGAGCATCAAAATAAAACGGCACTTAACCTATTGCACAAAGTGACCAATGCCAAACTTGAACCTATTGGTCGTCTTGAAAATAGTGCTTGTGGATTAATTCTTTATACCAACGACGGAACCTTAGCCAAAAAATTAGGCAATGCTAAAAAAGGTATTCCTCAAGTTTATGAGCTCCAACTCAATAAAGTATTTACTGCTGAAGATATGGATGCTTTAAAAGCTGGTGTGTTGATTGAAGGCTTTAAAGTTTACGTCGATGAGGTGTCATATGTCAATAATAAGTCACATCACCACATCGGTCTTGAATTGAAAAGTATGCGTTCTAAAGTCGTTCAAAAATTAATGACTAAATTAGGTTATGAAATCATAAAAATGGATCGCACGGTGTTTGGAAATTTGACTAAACTCAATCTGCCACGAGGTCATTTTAGAGCTTTAACCAAAGAGGAAGTGATTCATTTGGGGATGATCTAA
- a CDS encoding leucine--tRNA ligase, whose protein sequence is MAYQFKDIEAKWQKFWAENKTFKALQPSENQESKKPFYVLDMFPYPSGAGLHVGHPLGYIASDIYARYKRHQGYNVLHPQGYDSFGLPAEQYAIQTGQHPAKTTEANIKRYRKQLDRIGFSFDWDREVRTSDPKYYRWTQWIFIQLFESYYDFDEQKAKPIDDLVKVFKKQGNANLNVACDEDTTAFSAEDWKGFSDDKKEKILLQYRLTYLAETEVNWCPALGTVLANDEIVNGLSERGGHPVERKKMKQWSMRISAYAERLLQGLENLDWSDSIKESQRNWIGKSIGSQVKFAVKEHNDIIEVFTTRPDTIFGVSFMTLAPEHELVQKITTTEQKEAVENYIAETAKRSERDRLADVKTISGVFTGAYAEHPLTKQPIPIWIGDYVLAGYGTGAVMAVPCGDQRDYDFAKHFDLPIPNIFKDTDISKATFGEKDNTLITNSDFLNDLPIKKAIKVAIQALEDKGVGQAKTNYRLRDAVFSRQRYWGEPFPVYYVNGLPKMIEEKHLPLELPEVEKYLPTEDGEPPLGRAKKWHWLQYGDTAEVVSQETFENSSPLGRLGGALELNTMPGWAGSSWYMFRYMETEHRDEVFASQEALDYWQNVNLYVGGSEHATGHLLYSRFWTKFLKDRGFLSVEEPFQRMINQGMILGESAFVVNYNIKFINELDNFDDLDNKNIPEQLNIFVSSDILEVTDLKKVKDEDSIKKYKKYQKVIEKLKIIANEKCAFYNEKQKDKKGKISFLSPKSYHIHADVNLVNTSNELDIEGFKKWRPEFRDAKFILQDGSLYSAVTSPLEKMDGASDRASFKVSREVEKMSKSKYNVINPDDVCDEYGADALRLFEMFLGPIDQAKPWNTAGLSGVVGFLKKLWKLYHDGDNFTVTEDKADKKALKILHQTIKKVNTDIEDFSFNTSVSSFMICVNELNQLKCNSREVLEPLCVLVAPFAPHIAEEIWEKLGHENSVSFAKYPIHDEQYLVEDTKTYPISFNGKMRFTLDLDLSLSKDEIEKHVMQDERTQKQLQGRTPKKVIVVPGKIVNIVG, encoded by the coding sequence ATGGCATATCAATTTAAAGACATCGAAGCGAAATGGCAGAAGTTTTGGGCTGAAAATAAAACCTTTAAAGCTCTACAACCATCAGAAAACCAAGAATCTAAAAAACCGTTTTATGTTTTGGATATGTTTCCGTATCCATCGGGAGCGGGTTTGCACGTTGGGCATCCGTTGGGCTATATTGCCAGTGATATTTATGCACGCTACAAACGTCATCAAGGCTACAATGTGTTGCATCCACAAGGTTATGATTCGTTTGGATTGCCAGCCGAACAGTATGCTATTCAAACAGGTCAACATCCAGCGAAAACAACCGAAGCTAATATTAAACGCTATCGTAAACAGCTTGACCGCATTGGATTTTCATTTGATTGGGATAGAGAAGTTCGTACGAGCGACCCGAAATATTACCGTTGGACGCAGTGGATTTTTATTCAATTGTTTGAATCGTATTACGATTTTGACGAACAAAAAGCCAAACCTATTGATGATTTGGTCAAAGTATTTAAAAAACAGGGCAATGCAAATCTTAATGTGGCTTGTGATGAAGATACTACAGCATTTTCAGCTGAAGATTGGAAAGGATTTTCTGATGACAAAAAAGAGAAGATTTTACTTCAATATCGCTTGACTTATTTGGCTGAAACGGAAGTGAATTGGTGTCCTGCACTCGGCACAGTTTTGGCTAATGACGAAATTGTTAACGGCTTATCAGAACGTGGCGGTCATCCAGTAGAGCGTAAAAAAATGAAACAATGGAGTATGCGTATTTCTGCTTATGCAGAGCGTTTGCTACAAGGTTTAGAGAATTTAGATTGGTCAGATTCTATCAAGGAATCACAACGGAATTGGATAGGGAAGTCAATAGGTTCTCAGGTAAAGTTTGCAGTGAAAGAACATAACGATATCATTGAAGTCTTCACTACAAGACCTGACACCATTTTTGGTGTTTCATTTATGACGCTTGCACCAGAGCACGAATTGGTGCAGAAAATCACTACGACTGAACAAAAAGAAGCGGTTGAGAATTATATTGCAGAAACCGCGAAACGCAGTGAACGCGATCGTCTTGCCGATGTAAAAACCATCAGTGGTGTGTTTACAGGGGCTTATGCTGAACATCCGTTGACCAAACAGCCTATTCCGATTTGGATTGGCGATTATGTATTGGCAGGTTATGGCACTGGTGCTGTTATGGCTGTGCCTTGTGGCGATCAACGGGATTACGATTTTGCTAAGCATTTTGATCTTCCTATTCCTAATATCTTTAAAGACACAGATATTTCAAAAGCGACCTTTGGAGAAAAAGACAATACGCTGATTACCAATTCAGACTTTTTAAATGATTTGCCTATTAAAAAGGCGATAAAAGTTGCAATTCAAGCCTTAGAAGACAAAGGTGTTGGCCAAGCCAAAACCAATTATAGATTACGCGATGCGGTGTTTTCTCGGCAACGCTATTGGGGTGAACCCTTTCCTGTGTATTATGTAAATGGATTGCCCAAAATGATAGAGGAAAAACATTTGCCATTAGAATTGCCAGAGGTTGAAAAATATTTGCCCACCGAAGATGGCGAACCACCTTTAGGCAGAGCCAAAAAATGGCACTGGCTCCAATATGGCGATACAGCAGAAGTAGTATCACAAGAAACATTTGAGAATTCCTCCCCTTTGGGGAGGCTAGGTGGGGCTCTAGAGCTCAACACCATGCCAGGTTGGGCGGGCAGTTCGTGGTATATGTTTCGCTATATGGAAACAGAACATCGCGATGAGGTGTTTGCCTCTCAAGAAGCATTAGACTATTGGCAAAATGTCAATCTGTATGTTGGTGGAAGCGAACATGCCACAGGACATTTGTTGTATTCAAGATTTTGGACTAAGTTTTTAAAAGACCGTGGATTTTTAAGCGTTGAAGAGCCTTTTCAAAGGATGATTAATCAAGGCATGATTTTAGGGGAAAGTGCGTTTGTAGTTAATTACAATATTAAATTCATAAATGAACTTGATAATTTTGATGATTTAGATAATAAAAATATACCTGAACAATTAAACATTTTTGTTTCTTCTGATATTTTAGAAGTTACTGATTTGAAAAAGGTTAAAGATGAAGATAGTATAAAGAAATATAAAAAGTACCAGAAAGTCATCGAGAAGTTAAAAATAATTGCAAATGAGAAGTGTGCTTTTTATAACGAAAAGCAAAAAGATAAGAAAGGAAAAATAAGTTTTCTTAGTCCTAAAAGTTATCACATCCACGCCGACGTCAATTTAGTCAATACATCAAACGAATTAGACATTGAAGGCTTCAAAAAATGGCGACCAGAATTCAGAGATGCCAAATTCATTCTTCAAGACGGAAGTTTATACAGTGCCGTCACTTCCCCTTTGGAGAAGATGGATGGGGCTTCTGATAGGGCTTCTTTCAAAGTCTCTCGCGAAGTCGAAAAAATGTCAAAATCTAAATACAACGTCATCAATCCCGATGATGTGTGTGATGAATATGGTGCTGATGCTTTGCGATTATTTGAAATGTTTCTCGGTCCGATAGACCAAGCCAAACCTTGGAATACTGCTGGTTTATCAGGTGTAGTCGGTTTTCTTAAAAAATTATGGAAACTCTATCACGATGGGGATAACTTTACAGTAACAGAAGACAAAGCCGATAAAAAGGCTCTTAAAATCTTACACCAAACCATCAAAAAAGTCAATACTGATATTGAAGACTTTAGTTTTAATACTTCGGTATCGAGTTTTATGATTTGTGTGAACGAATTGAACCAGTTGAAATGTAATAGCCGAGAAGTTTTAGAGCCTTTATGTGTTTTAGTTGCTCCTTTTGCACCGCATATTGCTGAAGAAATTTGGGAAAAACTCGGACACGAAAATTCAGTGAGTTTTGCAAAATATCCTATACATGACGAACAATATTTGGTAGAAGACACCAAAACTTATCCTATTTCTTTTAATGGAAAAATGCGTTTTACTTTAGATTTGGATTTGAGTTTATCAAAAGACGAAATAGAAAAACACGTGATGCAAGACGAACGCACACAAAAACAATTGCAAGGTCGCACGCCTAAAAAAGTGATTGTTGTGCCAGGTAAAATTGTGAACATTGTGGGGTAG
- a CDS encoding metallophosphoesterase: MGWIIGISILLIIEVYALQAFRRLFSKLKATIIYIVVSLLVYGLMIGSFFAKVQGGTFGQPRDLFIGLFLSVITLKIGLLIFMFAEDITRIFRYIYRLIFPSSKKSFPSRRKFVSQLALGVSAIPFLSLLYGMYQGKYNYKVLKYKLEFDDLPQAFKGFKVLQISDIHSGSFDNKDKVKYGIDLINAQNADIICFTGDLVNNLASEMNNWFDIFNQLQAKIGIYSVLGNHDYGDYHDWDTEADKTKNFNQLLNIHKQMGWKMLRNENVSIEKAGEKLHIVGVENWGKGGFVKYGDIDKASHNLNPEDFKILMSHDPSHWDEVVKNHPKNFQITLSGHTHGMQFGIEIPGWLKWSPVQYRYKQWAGIYKHNKRLINVNRGFGYIAYPGRVGIWPEITVIELG, from the coding sequence ATGGGTTGGATTATTGGCATTAGTATTTTATTAATTATTGAAGTTTACGCACTACAAGCTTTTAGACGTTTATTTTCAAAATTGAAAGCAACAATTATTTACATCGTTGTCAGCTTATTGGTTTATGGATTGATGATTGGTAGCTTTTTTGCTAAAGTTCAAGGTGGCACATTTGGACAGCCAAGGGATTTGTTTATTGGTTTATTTTTAAGTGTGATAACTCTAAAAATTGGGCTTCTAATTTTTATGTTTGCCGAAGATATCACGAGAATATTTCGCTATATCTATCGGTTAATCTTTCCGTCTTCTAAAAAAAGTTTTCCATCAAGACGAAAATTTGTAAGTCAATTAGCACTTGGGGTGAGTGCTATTCCATTTTTATCGCTTTTATACGGGATGTATCAAGGAAAATACAACTATAAAGTTTTAAAATATAAACTGGAGTTTGATGATTTACCACAAGCATTTAAAGGATTTAAAGTGTTGCAAATCAGCGACATACATTCAGGAAGCTTTGATAATAAAGACAAGGTGAAATACGGCATCGATTTGATTAATGCTCAAAATGCTGATATTATTTGTTTTACGGGTGATTTGGTGAACAACCTTGCTAGTGAAATGAATAATTGGTTTGATATTTTTAATCAACTTCAAGCTAAAATTGGGATTTATTCAGTTTTAGGAAATCACGATTATGGCGATTATCACGATTGGGACACCGAAGCTGATAAAACCAAAAATTTTAATCAATTGCTTAATATTCATAAGCAAATGGGTTGGAAAATGCTTAGAAATGAAAATGTAAGTATTGAAAAAGCAGGAGAAAAACTTCATATTGTTGGTGTAGAAAATTGGGGTAAAGGCGGATTTGTGAAATATGGCGATATTGATAAAGCATCACATAACTTAAACCCTGAAGACTTTAAAATATTGATGAGTCACGATCCATCGCATTGGGATGAAGTAGTAAAAAATCATCCTAAAAACTTTCAAATCACATTAAGCGGTCACACACATGGTATGCAATTTGGCATAGAAATACCAGGTTGGCTCAAGTGGAGTCCAGTGCAATATCGCTATAAACAATGGGCTGGGATTTACAAACACAATAAGCGACTTATCAATGTCAATCGCGGTTTTGGCTATATAGCTTATCCTGGTCGCGTTGGAATTTGGCCTGAAATAACTGTTATTGAGTTAGGATAA
- a CDS encoding uroporphyrinogen-III synthase: MKVKTILISQPEPKIENSPYAELEEKLNVKIDFIPFIHVEGVDSRDVRQQKIDLSKFTAIILTSRNAVDHFFRIAEEMRYKIPNTLKYFCQSEAVAYYLQKYVVYRKRKIYVGKRTFQDLIVNIKKHSGEKFLLPSSDVLKPVIPQQLDKIGVDWKRGIFYKTVVSDLSDLKDVFYDILVFFSPSGIKSLYENFPDYEQKDTKIAVFGNSTLKVAKEKGLKIDIKAPTPKTPSMTMALEKYVKEQNKKSKVK; encoded by the coding sequence ATGAAAGTGAAAACAATTCTAATTTCACAGCCTGAACCTAAAATTGAAAATTCTCCTTATGCTGAACTTGAAGAAAAGCTCAATGTAAAAATAGATTTCATTCCATTTATTCACGTAGAAGGTGTAGATAGTAGAGATGTCAGGCAACAAAAAATAGATTTATCAAAATTTACTGCCATCATATTGACGAGTAGAAATGCTGTGGATCACTTTTTTCGTATTGCTGAAGAAATGCGCTACAAAATTCCTAACACCTTAAAATATTTTTGCCAAAGTGAAGCGGTGGCTTACTATCTTCAAAAATATGTGGTTTACAGAAAACGTAAAATTTATGTGGGCAAACGCACTTTTCAAGATTTAATTGTCAACATCAAAAAACATTCAGGTGAGAAGTTTTTATTGCCATCGTCTGATGTATTAAAACCTGTTATTCCACAACAACTCGATAAAATTGGTGTAGATTGGAAACGCGGTATTTTTTACAAAACCGTGGTAAGCGATTTATCGGACTTAAAAGATGTTTTTTACGATATTCTCGTGTTTTTTAGCCCAAGCGGTATCAAATCACTTTACGAAAACTTTCCAGATTATGAGCAAAAAGATACTAAAATCGCTGTCTTTGGAAACTCTACTTTAAAAGTCGCCAAAGAGAAAGGCTTAAAAATAGACATTAAAGCTCCTACACCCAAAACACCTTCTATGACAATGGCTCTTGAAAAATATGTAAAAGAGCAAAACAAAAAATCAAAGGTTAAGTAA
- a CDS encoding DUF4271 domain-containing protein, with the protein MLRESVSYDWFTLSFVLLLIGFVLIKQLYSIKYIQFVKLVFSETYFSDKLKELRYVTNFEILIFILSHLVLAQFVYLYIQKEGIDIGLNLNSFLNVLIVFIILGLFSTVKYYFEKFVNFSFCNSSFLNYYLFYKLTIWSYAIFLGLPFLILEVYAPFSSINFMNVSLVIMGLFFVISLLVFAYKNLSLIMRHWFYFILYLCTLEIAPYFFMYKIFAVD; encoded by the coding sequence ATGCTTAGAGAATCTGTTTCTTATGATTGGTTTACCTTAAGTTTTGTTTTATTACTTATTGGCTTTGTGTTGATTAAGCAGTTGTATAGCATCAAATATATTCAATTTGTAAAGCTTGTTTTTTCAGAAACCTATTTTTCTGATAAACTGAAAGAATTGCGATATGTTACAAATTTTGAAATTTTAATTTTTATACTTTCTCATCTTGTATTGGCACAATTTGTTTATTTATATATTCAAAAAGAAGGAATAGATATTGGTTTAAATTTGAATTCTTTTTTAAATGTTTTGATTGTTTTTATCATCTTAGGCTTGTTTTCAACCGTTAAATATTATTTTGAAAAATTTGTGAATTTTTCATTTTGTAATAGTTCATTTTTAAACTATTATTTGTTTTATAAGTTGACAATTTGGTCTTATGCCATTTTTTTAGGACTTCCTTTTCTGATTTTAGAAGTTTATGCACCATTTTCATCAATTAATTTTATGAATGTTAGCTTAGTGATAATGGGGCTTTTCTTTGTGATTAGCCTGTTGGTTTTTGCATATAAAAACCTTAGTTTGATAATGCGTCATTGGTTTTATTTTATTTTATACCTTTGCACCCTTGAAATAGCACCGTATTTTTTTATGTATAAAATCTTTGCTGTTGACTAA
- a CDS encoding dihydroorotase, whose amino-acid sequence MMAYLIKNAQIVNEQSIYTADIYIENDTIQRIDKNIHLEKNHQLIDANGQYLIPGAIDDQVHFREPGLTHKETIKTGSLVAVAGKITSFMEMPNTNPQTVTHQRLEEKFAMAAKSSYANYSFKFGGTNDNLEDIKKINPKTTAGLKLFLGSSTGNMLVDDWKVLEEIFKHSPVIISTHCEDEDTIKKNMEIYKVRYGDDIPVKYHPKIRSEEACYLSSSRAVELAKKTDARLHVFHLSTAKETHLFDSDIPLEKKKITSEVCIHHLWFSDEDYAEKGTHIKWNPAIKTAQDRDQLLKALLDNKIDVLATDHAPHTLEEKNQVYTKAPSGGPLVQHAIPALLEFFHQGKIRLEDIVQKFCHNPALLFDVHKRGFIKEGYKADLVLLNTKKPWTITKDNILYKCGWSPFEGTTFQSQIEKTFVNGQLIYDNFKFNDIKNAQRLEFDR is encoded by the coding sequence ATTATGGCTTATCTGATCAAAAATGCTCAAATCGTAAATGAACAAAGTATTTATACCGCTGATATTTATATCGAAAATGACACTATCCAACGAATTGATAAAAATATCCATCTCGAAAAAAATCATCAGCTCATTGATGCCAACGGTCAATATCTGATTCCAGGTGCTATAGATGATCAAGTGCATTTTAGAGAACCGGGATTAACCCATAAAGAAACTATAAAAACAGGCTCATTAGTCGCAGTAGCTGGCAAGATTACGTCTTTTATGGAAATGCCCAACACCAATCCGCAAACCGTAACGCATCAGCGTTTAGAAGAAAAATTTGCAATGGCCGCAAAGTCATCTTATGCTAATTATTCCTTTAAATTTGGAGGAACAAATGACAACTTAGAAGACATCAAAAAAATCAACCCCAAAACTACCGCTGGACTGAAGCTATTTCTCGGCTCTTCTACGGGAAATATGTTGGTTGATGATTGGAAAGTTTTGGAAGAGATTTTTAAACACTCTCCTGTTATTATTTCAACACATTGCGAAGATGAAGACACCATCAAGAAAAATATGGAAATCTATAAAGTTAGATACGGCGATGATATACCAGTCAAATATCATCCAAAAATCAGAAGTGAAGAAGCCTGCTATTTATCGTCATCTCGAGCGGTAGAATTAGCTAAAAAAACTGACGCCAGATTGCACGTTTTTCACCTATCAACAGCCAAAGAAACGCATCTTTTTGACTCGGATATTCCCTTAGAGAAAAAGAAAATCACTTCAGAAGTTTGCATTCACCATTTGTGGTTTTCAGACGAAGATTATGCCGAAAAAGGCACGCACATCAAGTGGAATCCCGCCATAAAAACCGCTCAAGACCGAGACCAATTACTCAAAGCCTTGCTTGACAACAAAATCGACGTCTTAGCCACAGACCACGCACCGCATACTTTAGAAGAAAAAAATCAAGTTTACACCAAAGCTCCAAGTGGCGGTCCGTTAGTGCAACACGCCATACCTGCTTTGCTTGAGTTTTTTCATCAAGGCAAAATCAGACTTGAAGATATTGTTCAAAAGTTTTGTCACAATCCAGCTTTACTGTTTGACGTGCATAAACGCGGATTTATCAAAGAAGGCTATAAGGCAGATTTAGTTTTATTGAACACCAAAAAACCTTGGACCATTACAAAAGATAATATTTTATACAAATGCGGTTGGTCTCCTTTTGAAGGCACAACTTTTCAATCACAAATAGAAAAAACCTTTGTCAACGGACAATTGATTTACGATAATTTTAAATTTAATGATATTAAAAATGCACAACGCCTTGAATTTGATAGATAG
- a CDS encoding DUF4296 domain-containing protein, translating into MHNALNLIDRKYICVLTLAIFVVWSCDDVQKQTKPDKLLSQDKMVEIYTDMLILDGVYRTNSKKFETYGIEPTEHIYNKFDIDSLTLAQNMNYYNLDFEANIKIYEQVQKNIEAQKQIIDSIDRVNDSLRRLKTETRKPMLKDSISLSKKMMKVD; encoded by the coding sequence ATGCACAACGCCTTGAATTTGATAGATAGAAAATATATCTGTGTTTTAACTTTAGCGATTTTTGTTGTTTGGTCTTGCGACGATGTTCAAAAACAAACCAAACCTGACAAGTTGCTCTCTCAAGATAAAATGGTAGAAATTTATACAGATATGCTGATATTAGATGGGGTTTACAGAACAAATTCTAAAAAATTTGAAACTTACGGAATAGAACCAACGGAGCATATTTATAACAAATTTGATATCGACAGTTTGACTTTAGCTCAAAATATGAATTATTACAATTTAGATTTTGAAGCCAATATAAAAATATACGAACAGGTTCAAAAAAATATTGAAGCACAAAAACAAATCATAGATTCTATAGATCGCGTCAATGATAGCTTAAGACGTCTCAAGACCGAAACCCGAAAACCTATGCTCAAAGACAGCATTTCACTATCCAAAAAAATGATGAAGGTTGATTAA